The Camelus dromedarius isolate mCamDro1 chromosome 23, mCamDro1.pat, whole genome shotgun sequence nucleotide sequence CTAAACGCCTCAGATCTGCCAAGATACAAGGCCTGGATCCAGCCGGGCGGCAAGCTCTTTGACAAAAGACTTCATTTCCCAAAATGCGCCGCGCGGGCGGGGTCGCAGGGCACCATAGGAAATGCAGTCCCCTCAACAGGCTGGAGGCGGGCTTTCGGAATCGCGCGGTGCATGCGTGGAAGCGCATCCCCGGAAGTAAGGAGGCCAACCGGAAAGAGACCGGAAGGAAAGGAGAGGTCCCGCTCTAGCTACGGTGGCCTGCCTGAAAGGAGTGGTGAAGGCGACGCGGTAGAATTTGTCATTTCTGGGGCTCACAGACGTGATGTCTTTCAAGAGGGAAGGGGACGATTGGAGTCAACTTAATGTGCTCAAAGTAAGCGCGAGAGGAGAGCGTCTGGAGCAGCTTCAGCTGTCTTCTGAAGGCTGTGAAGGCGCTGTATTGTTGCTGTGGCaacagctgggagctgggctccCGGAGGGAGACAGGCGACTAGAGCTGGGTGGTGACCCCCTCTTCGCCCCAAATCTCTGCTCTTCCCATGTTTTTATTCCCTTTGAGCCCTCGTCCCTGTCATTTCCCTTCCATCCCTGTCTCCTATCCAGCTGATCCCGTTCCGGACTTCTTCCCCTATCCCCTGCAGAAAAGAAGAGTCGGGGATCTGCTGGCCAGTTATATCCCAGAGGATGAGGCGCTGATGCTACGGGATGGACGGTGAGGGCGAGGAGTGAATCAAGCTTGAGGGTTCTGCGGTTAGAGGCTTAATAAGCTTTTGCTATTAAGGAGGAGAGCGGGAGTACCTAGGATTTTTTGGCGGGGAGTGAGCGACAGGGATGTGGGTGGTGGAGATTGGGAGACTTGGGAGCTGGGCTTTGGAAAGGACTGCTAGGACGGGGTGGGGACCCACAAGGAGGCAGAGACTCCACTCCCCAGGGACCAGTtatcttcttcccttctctccagctTTGCTTGTGCCATCTGTCCCCACCGACCTGTACTGGACACCCTGGCCATGCTGACTGCCCACCGTGGAGGCAAGAAACATCTGTCCAGTAAGTTTGGGGGAAGGCAGGGGATAGAGAATAAATCCTTAAAATTTCTTCAGACCACTTTTGGTGCTCTGCTTTTaattctcttcccctttttcctCAGGCCTGCAGCTTTTCTATGGCAAGCAGCAGCCAGGAAAGGGTATGGACCCGAATCCAAGACAGCAGAATGAACTGAGGGAAGAGGCCGAAGTGGAGGTGATCAAAGAGGGGAGGATGTGTTCCAGTCAGGGCTGTGTCAGCACACCGTAGGCGTGAAGGGCTTTagcttctttcttcttaaaaatttattaattttttattttgtttgcgagggaggtaatttatttcatttatttgtttttagtggaggtactggaggttgaacccaggacctcgtgcatgccaagcatgcacccacgcacttgagctatacccttccccgcTTTGGCTTCTTTCTAGCTCTGAAGGTTCTGACTCTTGTCTCCCATCTCCATGCCAGGCTCCTCTGTTAACCCAGACTCGACTTATCACCCAGAGCGCTCTGCACAGAGCTCCTCACTATAACAGTTGCTGCCGCCGGAAGTACAGGTCTGTGGGTTGGGAAAACCAGAGGTAGGGAGGGACAGGAGATAGATGGCTGTAAAATGATTGTTTTCTAAATTGTATTCTGAGGACTAGTCAACTGGTATTTCAGGAAAAGgaatttcatcttttaaagaaaagtttgggAAATGGTGCTTTGTAATCCTATTTGAAGAATAGTAAATATTAGTGTATTTTAAGGGCTCTACAAAGtcttaagataaaaaaaaaacctgaaaaaggtTAACTTAGCCTTTCCTAAGTTCATTTGATTCCAAAAGACTTTTTATGCAGAACACTTACTGATAGCTTGAGGAAGACAGATTAGGAAGCACTGCTTTAAGGGGTTGGGAGTCACAGGAGATTTGGTCCTTTCCTTTACTGCTTTTACAGACTTTGATTCTTCTCTATCCAGACCAGAAACCCCTCGTCCCTCTGTCTCTCATTCCCCTTTGCCACCCCCAGAGGTTGAACCCCAAAGTGGGAAGATAGATAGGGACCCTGAGCCTGGGGCTGGCCCACAGGCCAAGGAGTCAGCAACTGTCTCATCCGCTGCACCCATGAGCCCCACAAGAAGACGGGCCCTGGATCATTACCTAACCCTTCGAAGGTGAGTATGCAGACTCACTTTCctcaaattttcccttttctctctgacCCTCCTTTTTTCCAAAACCTTCTCAATTGTTTTTTCTTATCCCCACTTAACTTCTTAATAAATTTCCTTTCCTGATCAATTCTGTTTTCTCTGATGTTTCCAGCTCTGGATGGATCCCAGATGGACAAGGTCGATGGGTAAAAGATGAGAATGTTGAGTTTGACTCTGATGAGGAAGAACCCCCTGATCTCCCGTTGGACTGACACCCTCTCTCCTGACTCAGTTCACAAATAAACTACAGTGGGAGCTGGGAGCCTAACTTCCCTTGAGTCTGGTTCCTCATCCCATTTCAAGATTTCAGATCTGTTCATTCCTCACCCAGCCAATCCTTCCCTGCAATGTACACAGCTCCCATACttctaccccctcccccaccttctacCAAAGCCATGCCAAGCGTCAGCTGCATGCAGCCTGGTGCCCTATTAATAAGTCTGTCAGAGGGAGGTCTTTGCCCTTCATGTTGCCTGccttcttccccacctccactcaAAGTCCTTTCCTCCTTCAAATAACATGAGGATTCTGGGTAGGTACTTggttggtggaggggaggggagcgccTGGACATGTCTGGAAACAGGGCCAGGGCTAGCCACCCTGTGAAAGTAGAAGAGACTAAAAGCATTGGCAGGGTTATGGGGAACACCAAGGGAGGgcgctccccccacctcctcctagTAACTTGAACCTCCCAGCCTGCTGATCCCCAGAGTATAAATAATCCCCTGGTGAACTGGCAGTAACCCTTGGGGGTTAGCGCCAAGATTTCCACCCCGAAGTCCAAGGAAGGAGGCAAGCAGAGTGGACAGAAGGACCTTTATTTACAGGAAAGGGGGACAGGTGAGGATTTAAGCATTCAGGGCTCCTAGCTCTAGGTGGTAAAGGGAAAGGCAGTGTTATCTCTTTTTTTGCTGGCGACCTGTAAAGGAGGAATAGGAAACACAAGTCATTATTCCGTCTCTTGCTTCCTGCAAAGGTGCTCTTCTCCTTTCCAGTTCCTTGGCCAGACTCACAGAGGTAATGTCTTAGGCCACCAAACACAGTAACAACGTAAGAAACGACAcagcaaataaaaatgccatGCCTCCAAACAGGGATGTTTGCGCAGAGGGGCTTTTCTGTCTACTTTCTGATCACTTACTGGATTTGAACTTCTCGTGTGAATATCGCTTTGGCAGCACTCGGGATGTTAGTCACTAAGTCAACTTTCAGGAGGATCCACCAGCCGCACTTACTTGCCCTCTCCCCCACATACCACGTCCGCAGTTACTCACGTAGTTCATTGTTCCGGGTCATCGCCTGGGCTGCCCGAGCTCGGGGCCCCTGCTGCGTAAAGTGATAGCCAAAGCGGACAATGGAGGGACACTGTTCGAGCACGGTGGccatctccatctccactgcATCGCCAGGCCACTGgcgctgggggagggagagatggaagcTGTCACCCACCCTGTCTGGGTTGTTCACAGTCCCAGACCACTGACCGTTTGGGAGGTCAAAGAGGCTTGTTTCTCTAGAGTGGGTGATGAGAGGGGCTGCCTAGGCTTCCTTTAGAGGGACAAAGATGGGGAGTTCAAACAAGATTAGATAAGCTCCTGCCCCAGGGGCTGCCTCAGGGAGAGGCTCAGTGAGTATTAGCTGACTGCAGAGTCCAGGGGAAGGGAGCGCTGACCTGGTTGTCTACACGGAGCTCAGTGAGTGTGGCATTCTCCCGAACTGCCTTCAGCACAGCCATGAGCCCTGTGCTGCTGATGAAGTTGGATTCAATGTTCAGGCTCTGGAGGCTACGATTCTCACGCAACATGTCAGCCACGGCCTGGGTAGTAGGGACTTGGGTTAGGATTAGGGGAGAGTTTCACATTTGACTGAGGAGAGAAAGAACGGGAGCAAGAAGGAAACACAGCTCTTTGAGAAGAGTGCTTGAGGCACTGTAGGTGGGGCTAGAGGGAGACCGAAGTGAGAGTAGGCAGTAGGGAGAGCAGGGAGATTAAATGCCGTGGAGTCGGCGCTGGCAGAGAGGATTGAGGCGCGTTAGTAGGATTTCAGAGCTGTGAGCTGCAGGACTGAGGGGAAGCATCTCCAGCAGGGCTCCCCTCAGAGAGCATGATGGGAGTAGCACCCCCAGCACAACCCTTTATAACAGCCCTGCCAGCGGTGCATGTCACGGTGCAGGGAGACGGCGAAGGATGTCCACTAGCCTTACATTGGCAATGGGGTCACCACTCCTTGTGGCGACCAGGCTGAAGCTCCGGACATGGGTATTTGTCTTCATTGCCTCACACAGCTCAGTCAGCATGGGTATCGGGATGTCCTATCAAAGGGGAATAGGAGATGGTGGGCTAGGAGACTCACATCTGTCAGCAGAGTTACCCCACTGTTATTGCTTAGAAGATGAGGGTCAGATACCTGTATATTGTTGAGGTtcacctcctccagctccttgTCATTGCTTCGAACACTCTTCAGTATCTCCTCAATGTTTGTGGGATTTGGGGGCTCATCTGGCACTGGCTTATACTTGTCAGGCTGCACCACACCTGGTGGCAAGGGCAGGAAGGAAACCCCGACGTGTCCCCCACAGTCTCCTCCCCATTGGATCCCTTACTTATGCATCACTTCCTCTCCCTGATTCACCTGTTTCCCCCTTTGCTACCTTTGCTCAGACCCTGGCACTGCCTGCCAAGAGCCCTGAGGGCCATGTCCCCAAACTCACTGCTAATGCCTTCAGTGTTGCAGATTTCTCCGCTGCAGAGAGCATCATAGTATTGTTTGTTGCTCATCAGTGTGTACATGCCCAGAATTGCTGGAGAGAGTaagcagaggagggacagggaATGAGAAAAAGGGACTTgttccagccccctccccaccccccagctcatTCTGAATCCACTGCATTTTTAAAGCATCACCTCTTCCACTTTTCCAAAGAGGTTCCCACTTGCCCTTGGTCCCAGGGGTCCCTTCCATTAAACTGCGTAAGGCAGTGGTTTTTACAACACTGAGACAGGGCCAAGGGAAGGTCCCTAAGGAGCTGCTACAGGGTGAGGGAGTCAATCAGACGCTCTCCTGTTTTCAGCCAGAATAGTTTTACTTTATAATCCCTGAAAAATTGCCCTGAGATGTTAacttactaaattaaaaaaatgagtgaataaatataaaaacaaataagaaaaattaaaagctacTACCTGAGCCTTTCTCCAATATCCATGTCCTGATCCAGGGCCTCCCCCTGCTAGTCCTACACCATGGCTAGGAGCCCCCTGCCCCTGACCTTCCCAACTCCTCAGCTTCCCACTGCTGCCCACCTGCAATATCACACATTTCTGCATCTGTGGCATGGGCCAGTGCCTCCTCCAGCTCAGGCTCCAGAGTGATCTGCTCCTCTGCTGGAATTTCCCTCTTGGGCTGAATATAGGGTTTCCCTGATGGGAGATGAAGATGGTTCAGGTAAAGGTTATTTCTCCTAAGATCCTGGCCTCtagcttccttcccttctccaggaGGTTGACTGCTGGGTCACTAGGAGCCACTGTAAAGCCTGAGTCATCTACAAGCTTAGGACGCCTGGGTCCCCTGATCTCTTACAAGAGCTGAAGAGTGCAAGCTGGCATGCAGATGCAGGTAGCCGCGTCCCTGGGCAGCTAGCAGCTGGAAGGTGAGAGGGAAGCTGCGGGGGAAACGTGAGAGACAACCATCTGGGTTCTGGGAGGCAAGGATGTTGGGGTCTCCATACCCTTCTTCTCGCCTGTGAAGGGCACCAAGTCATCACGCTCTTTGACCTCTAGTGCCTGCTGTTCCAGGTACTGCAAAAGGGCCTCTCGGTCTAGGGGCCCCGTTGGGCTCTTCTTGGTCTGGTCACGTTGTCTTAGTCCAGCTGGCAGGAGCATGTTCTTAGGAATGAGTTTTGGGGAGCAAGTCAGACCTCCGCTCTGACCTGGGGCACCTCCAGGGCCCCCTAACACATCTCCAGACACCTTTTCCCTGGCCCTCTTGGGACTCCAGGCCCTGTAGGTCTCAGTCACCCAGGGCCACACACCCTTCCCAAACGCCTGGGGTCTGCCCCTGGTTCCCTGTGCTAGAGCCCCTACCTCGGGGTCCATCTCCTGTAGCTCGCAGTCCAGCTGCTCTAGCTCCTCAGGGCTCAAGGTCCTTAGGATCTCATCTTCATCTATGTCTCTGTATTTCTCCAGCTCCTTCAGATACGATGACATGgtggcccccaccccctccccactgtgtgGCACTCACGGAGCCTGGGGTACATGGGGAAAGTGGTTGGACAGTCAAAAGATGTACATGGACACAGTAGGAACACAATGAGACAAGCCAGGGGCAGAACAATAAACTGGTTGCCTTGGAGGGTGGAGATCGAGTTGGGCATGGGAAGACAGGGGAAGGTTAGGTTGTTTAGTTAGAACCAGagcctccttcctgcttccaTAGCTTCTAGCCACTCTAGACCGGGATCCCAGGCATCCAGGCTGAACTTGCCTTCCCACTGTATGACAGAGAGATCctggcagcacccctcccctgtCACCTCGC carries:
- the TMOD4 gene encoding tropomodulin-4, with translation MSSYLKELEKYRDIDEDEILRTLSPEELEQLDCELQEMDPENMLLPAGLRQRDQTKKSPTGPLDREALLQYLEQQALEVKERDDLVPFTGEKKGKPYIQPKREIPAEEQITLEPELEEALAHATDAEMCDIAAILGMYTLMSNKQYYDALCSGEICNTEGISSVVQPDKYKPVPDEPPNPTNIEEILKSVRSNDKELEEVNLNNIQDIPIPMLTELCEAMKTNTHVRSFSLVATRSGDPIANAVADMLRENRSLQSLNIESNFISSTGLMAVLKAVRENATLTELRVDNQRQWPGDAVEMEMATVLEQCPSIVRFGYHFTQQGPRARAAQAMTRNNELRRQQKKR
- the SCNM1 gene encoding sodium channel modifier 1 isoform X1; the protein is MSFKREGDDWSQLNVLKKRRVGDLLASYIPEDEALMLRDGRFACAICPHRPVLDTLAMLTAHRGGKKHLSSLQLFYGKQQPGKGMDPNPRQQNELREEAEVEAPLLTQTRLITQSALHRAPHYNSCCRRKYRPETPRPSVSHSPLPPPEVEPQSGKIDRDPEPGAGPQAKESATVSSAAPMSPTRRRALDHYLTLRSSGWIPDGQGRWVKDENVEFDSDEEEPPDLPLD
- the SCNM1 gene encoding sodium channel modifier 1 isoform X2, translating into MLRDGRFACAICPHRPVLDTLAMLTAHRGGKKHLSSLQLFYGKQQPGKGMDPNPRQQNELREEAEVEAPLLTQTRLITQSALHRAPHYNSCCRRKYRPETPRPSVSHSPLPPPEVEPQSGKIDRDPEPGAGPQAKESATVSSAAPMSPTRRRALDHYLTLRSSGWIPDGQGRWVKDENVEFDSDEEEPPDLPLD